Proteins encoded in a region of the Elaeis guineensis isolate ETL-2024a chromosome 7, EG11, whole genome shotgun sequence genome:
- the LOC105048603 gene encoding uncharacterized protein, which produces MGYNRSRRSRGGSSGRGQSSNNRKLRWDDGCDNSLPTHEEEGREESQAPRIQLAMWDFGQCDVKRCTGRKLSRFGFLKELRVNSSFSGIVLSPLGSQCVSREDHLLIKRKGLAVVDCSWARLNDVPFVKLRCGAPRLLPWLVAANPVNYGRPCELSCVEALSAALIICGEEDTAHLLLGKFKWGHSFLSLNRELLKAYSQCENGSEIISVQNSWLSNNSRIPKTPPCTKGQEEHRLDTNEGSDYDSEDGLPPLEENLNHLNLRESEESDGESDEESE; this is translated from the exons ATGGGATACAACCGCTCCAGGCGTTCCAGAGGCGGCTCCTCCGGCCGAGGGCAGTCCAGCAATAACCGAAAACTCCGGTG GGATGATGGTTGCGATAATTCTCTGCCCACCCACGAAG AAGAAGGTAGAGAGGAATCTCAGGCTCCAAGAATTCAGCTTGCAATGTGG GATTTTGGGCAATGTGATGTGAAGAGATGCACTGGCCGCAAGCTATCAAGATTTGGCTTTTTGAAGGAA TTGCGGGTGAATAGCAGCTTCAGTGGCATTGTACTTAG TCCTCTTGGCTCCCAATGTGTCTCAAGGGAAGATCATCTTTTAATCAAGAGAAAAGGACTGGCTGTGGTGGATTGCTCGTGGGCACGCTTGAATGATGTTCCCTTTGTGAAACTTCGTTGTGGTGCACCTCGCCTCC TGCCATGGTTGGTGGCAGCAAATCCTGTAAATTATGGCCGTCCATGTGAGTTATCCTGTGTTGAAGCATTATCGGCAGCCTTAATAATATG TGGTGAGGAGGATACCGCACATCTGCTATTAGGCAAATTTAAGTGGGGCCACTCGTTCTTGTCTCTGAACAG GGAACTGCTCAAGGCATATTCTCAATGTGAAAATGGTTCCGAAATCATTTCCGTTCAGAACTCCTGGTTATCTAACAACTCCAGAATTCCAAAGACACCTCCATGCACCAAAG GGCAAGAGGAACATCGTCTGGACACCAATGAGGGATCTGACTATGATTCTGAGGATGGACTTCCACCTCTCGAAGAGAACTTGAACCACTTGAACTTAAGAGAAAGTGAAGAAAGCGACGGAGAAAGTGACGAAGAAAGTGAATAA
- the LOC105048604 gene encoding heavy metal-associated isoprenylated plant protein 23: MGGTLEYFSGLLGSGHKHRKKQQLQTVELKVRMDCEGCELKVKKALSSMKGVQSVNINRKQQKVTVVGYVEPNKVLKKAQSTGKKAEIWPYVPYNSVTHPYTAGTYDKKAPPGYVRSVEAGTVSSIQASKQDDQMINMFSDDNPNSCSIM; this comes from the exons ATGGGAGGCACCTTGGAGTACTTCTCTGGCTTGTTGGGCAGTGGTCACAAGCATAGGAAGAAGCAGCAGTTGCAGACTGTCGAGCTCAAGGTCAGAATGGACTGTGAGGGCTGTGAGCTTAAGGTCAAGAAAGCCCTTTCTTCAATGAAAG GAGTTCAATCAGTAAACATAAACAGGAAACAGCAGAAAGTGACTGTGGTTGGCTATGTTGAACCAAACAAGGTGTTAAAGAAGGCTCAATCCACAGGAAAGAaggctgagatctggccatatgTTCCTTATAACTCGGTCACTCACCCTTACACTGCAGGGACCTATGACAAGAAGGCTCCCCCAGGCTATGTTAGGAGTGTGGAGGCTGGTACAGTCTCATCCATCCAAGCCAGCAAACAAGATGACCAGATGATCAACATGTTCAGTGATGACAATCCAAACTCCTGCTCCATTATGTAA